A region from the Triticum aestivum cultivar Chinese Spring chromosome 3D, IWGSC CS RefSeq v2.1, whole genome shotgun sequence genome encodes:
- the LOC123079218 gene encoding interactor of constitutive active ROPs 1, whose amino-acid sequence MPRSRGSELPQRPSPRAPLHLKTTASSEANGAHHRLLVDRSSPKVADRHSPRSPLPEKKRAGTRVAELETKLGKVQDELKKLREQLVSAEAAKKDAQVALEEAKKHVGTKGSPKPAASPPSPAPLPVEDEKKTEEVKVVEEPAAEEEEEDSSINSPATDVFEVVRTESGDKENQSALVAEDSEEVSCGDKAALAEEDVEVEETKTMIEEDSKDSAAAIGAGEKENPEVVELKAQLMAKEMEVAVLTADNAELKKQADEAAAAVKRADEEAVAKAFLIEQELKENAAREARMGEQLRASEAAREALDAEMRRLRVQTEQWRKAAEAAAAVIGGDAHLVGHHGLAGNGNGWGSPATMPDDGDDEGFGSKRKGAGIRMLGDLWKKKGNK is encoded by the exons ATGCCGAGATCCAG GGGGTCCGAGCTGCCGCAGcggccgtcgccgcgcgcgccgctgCACCTCAAGACCACGGCCTCCTCCGAGGCCAATGGCGCGCACCACCGCCTCCTCGTCGACCGGAGCAGCCCCAAGGTCGCCGACCGGCACTCGCCGCGCAGCCCGCTGCCCGAG AAGAAGCGCGCGGGGACCCGGGTGGCGGAGCTGGAGACCAAGCTGGGGAAGGTGCAGGACGAGCTCAAGAAGCTGCGGGAGCAGCTCGTCTCCgcggaggccgccaagaaggacGCGCAGGTCGCGCTCGAGGAAGCCAAGAAGCATGTCGGCACCAAGGGGAGCCCCAAGCCGGCGGCGTCTCCTCCCTCCCCCGCTCCTCTACCGGTCGAAGACGAGAAGAAAACTGAGGAGGTGAAGGTCGTTGAAGAAccggcggccgaggaggaggaggaggacagcagcataAACTCCCCGGCGACCGATGTGTTTGAGGTCGTCCGGACCGAGTCGGGCGACAAGGAGAACCAGAGCGCGCTCGTCGCCGAGGACAGCGAGGAGGTGAGCTGCGGAGACAAGGCGGCGCTGGCCGAGGAGGATGTGGAGGTGGAGGAGACCAAGACCATGATTGAGGAGGATAGCAAGGACTCCGCGGCCGCCATTGGCGCCGGTGAAAAGGAGAACCCGGAGGTCGTGGAGCTCAAGGCCCAGCTGATGGCCAAGGAGATGGAAGTCGCCGTCCTCACGGCCGACAATGCGGAGCTCAAGAAGCAGGCCGACGAGGCCGCGGCGGCGGTCAAGAGGGCCGACGAGGAGGctgtggccaaggctttcctcaTCGAACAGGAGCTCAAGGAGAACGCGGCGCGGGAGGCCCGGATGGGCGAGCAGCTGAGGGCATCCGAGGCCGCGCGCGAGGCGCTGGACGCCGAGATGCGGCGCCTGCGCGTGCAGACCGAGCAGTGGCGCAAGGCGGCCGAGGCAGCCGCCGCGGTGATCGGCGGGGACGCCCATCTCGTCGGTCACCACGGCCTTGCCGGCAATGGCAACGGGTGGGGGTCCCCGGCGACGATgccggacgacggcgacgacgaggggTTCGGCAGCAAGCGGAAGGGCGCCGGCATCCGGATGCTCGGCGACCTGTGGAAGAAGAAGGGCAACAAGTGA